The proteins below come from a single Holdemania massiliensis genomic window:
- a CDS encoding GNAT family N-acetyltransferase — MKFTEIEPQNYRQACALSVKPQQQGYLSSAPMILARAYAFRQQNSQVWLIEEEEEAVGIIMIREADQGQTIVLDQFFIDQCFQGRGYGRSAMEQLLQKLRKSKAKQIVLCCREADQIAQRLYRSLGFVETGERDEDEILFSLNWD, encoded by the coding sequence ATGAAGTTTACTGAAATTGAACCTCAGAATTACAGGCAGGCTTGTGCGTTAAGCGTAAAGCCCCAACAGCAAGGATATTTGAGCAGTGCACCGATGATTTTAGCCCGAGCTTATGCTTTTCGGCAGCAGAACAGTCAAGTATGGCTGATCGAAGAGGAGGAAGAAGCGGTTGGCATCATCATGATTCGCGAAGCCGATCAAGGTCAAACGATCGTGTTGGATCAGTTCTTCATTGATCAATGTTTTCAAGGCAGAGGCTATGGGCGAAGCGCGATGGAACAACTGCTCCAGAAACTGCGAAAGTCGAAGGCCAAGCAAATTGTTTTGTGTTGTCGGGAAGCTGATCAGATCGCGCAGAGGTTGTATCGGTCGCTGGGCTTTGTGGAAACAGGTGAACGGGATGAGGATGAAATTCTGTTTTCGCTTAACTGGGATTGA
- the rpsD gene encoding 30S ribosomal protein S4, with translation MARNTGPVWKISRRLGFSILETGEELQRRTYAPGQHGPTKRIKLSNYGTQLREKQRIRNMYGVNERQFANTYVKAEKMAGVKGHNFLCLLESRLDNIVYRMGFARTRRAARQLVNHGHILVNGKKVDIPSFTVKPGSTVEVKEKSKSMACIADALEATLNTVAFVTVDKENKKGTYVRLPERNELNQEINELLVVEYYNR, from the coding sequence ATGGCAAGAAATACTGGACCAGTTTGGAAAATTTCCCGTCGTCTGGGCTTCTCGATCCTGGAAACAGGCGAGGAACTGCAGCGCCGCACTTATGCGCCAGGTCAGCATGGACCGACAAAGCGCATTAAGCTGAGCAACTACGGAACTCAGCTGCGTGAAAAGCAGAGAATCAGAAACATGTATGGTGTTAATGAACGTCAGTTCGCCAACACTTACGTTAAGGCTGAAAAGATGGCTGGCGTTAAGGGTCACAACTTCCTGTGCCTGCTGGAATCCCGTCTGGATAACATCGTTTACCGCATGGGCTTCGCCAGAACTCGCCGGGCTGCCCGTCAGTTAGTTAACCATGGTCATATCCTGGTTAACGGCAAGAAAGTCGACATCCCTTCCTTCACAGTAAAGCCGGGTTCCACGGTTGAAGTGAAAGAAAAGTCAAAGTCGATGGCTTGCATCGCTGATGCGCTGGAAGCCACGCTGAACACGGTCGCTTTCGTTACGGTCGATAAGGAAAACAAAAAAGGCACTTATGTGCGCCTGCCGGAACGAAACGAACTGAATCAGGAAATCAACGAACTGCTGGTTGTCGAATACTACAACCGATAA
- a CDS encoding TfoX/Sxy family protein, producing MGELSKLPNIGKELERQLNEVGIMTADELKELGAQQAWLKIRAVDPSACLHRLTALEGAVEGIKKTELSPDKKAELKDFFSVYK from the coding sequence ATGGGTGAGTTATCAAAATTACCGAATATCGGCAAGGAATTAGAACGTCAGTTAAATGAAGTAGGGATCATGACGGCAGATGAATTAAAGGAGCTTGGGGCACAACAGGCCTGGCTGAAGATTCGTGCCGTTGATCCTTCCGCTTGTCTGCATCGGTTAACTGCTTTGGAAGGCGCTGTGGAAGGGATTAAAAAAACAGAGCTCAGCCCTGATAAAAAGGCCGAGCTCAAAGATTTCTTTTCTGTTTACAAATAG
- a CDS encoding GH25 family lysozyme: MKVIDISQHNGDVDFRQVRASGVEAVMLRSSWGHFVEDLRFRENVRKCNDAGLPYGLYHYSYALNESEMMREAEGLIALARQFSPRMPVALDMEDADGYKERNGTLYNKALNTEICHYTCQRVEEAGFYPMVYANLDWFRNKLILSQLDRYDRWLAQWNTNGPSLPCGMWQYTSNGSVPGVPGRCDLNNAYKNYPVIIGENEEGGQNIQWINPYVTVQVVRGVGSRNIYYVRNAVISGTVIAELKPGESLPVDMISATVLSDGFKWIKVDLGQGVVGYMQVDLDYLRFLI; encoded by the coding sequence ATGAAAGTGATCGATATCAGCCAACACAACGGAGATGTGGATTTTCGCCAAGTTCGAGCTTCCGGGGTTGAGGCTGTGATGCTGCGGTCAAGCTGGGGGCATTTTGTTGAGGATCTGCGGTTTCGAGAAAATGTTCGGAAGTGCAATGATGCGGGCTTACCCTATGGCCTTTATCATTACAGCTATGCTCTGAACGAATCAGAAATGATGCGTGAAGCTGAAGGCTTGATTGCACTGGCAAGGCAGTTTTCGCCGCGCATGCCTGTGGCCCTGGATATGGAAGATGCCGATGGGTATAAAGAACGCAACGGAACGCTTTACAACAAAGCTCTGAACACAGAAATCTGCCACTATACATGCCAACGGGTTGAAGAAGCGGGATTTTATCCCATGGTTTATGCCAATCTCGATTGGTTTCGCAATAAACTGATTTTAAGTCAGCTGGATCGTTATGATCGCTGGCTGGCGCAATGGAATACCAATGGGCCTTCGCTGCCCTGCGGCATGTGGCAATATACAAGCAATGGATCTGTACCCGGCGTACCTGGACGATGTGATCTGAATAATGCGTATAAAAACTATCCTGTGATTATTGGCGAGAATGAAGAGGGGGGACAGAATATTCAGTGGATTAATCCGTATGTGACAGTTCAGGTTGTGCGCGGTGTCGGCAGCCGTAATATCTATTATGTGCGCAATGCTGTCATTTCAGGAACTGTGATTGCCGAGTTGAAGCCCGGAGAGAGTTTGCCTGTGGACATGATCAGCGCCACCGTTTTATCCGATGGGTTTAAATGGATCAAAGTCGATCTGGGACAAGGGGTTGTTGGCTATATGCAGGTGGATCTGGATTACCTGCGGTTCTTAATTTAA
- a CDS encoding NAD-dependent epimerase/dehydratase family protein, giving the protein MNILVTGSKGMVGTALVNNLKNIRDGKNKTRSKIKIEEIYEYDINSTAEELVTYCQKADFVFNLAGVNRPENPEDFMKGNFGFASDLLDNLKKYKNKATIMLSSSIQATLAGRFGNSEYGRSKKVGEELFFDYAKQTRAKVAVYRFPNLMGHSRPKYNSAVSTFCWAVANDEEFTVSDRNTELELLYIDDLVEGMFDLLEGKEVHCEFEGVETVLQEGGRYCCVPVTHKVTLGEIVDLLQQFKEQPTTLMMPKMPEGTFAKKLYSLYLTYLPTDKFKYALKMNVDDRGSFTELVHTEDCGQVSINISRPGITKGQHWHNSKWELFIVVAGHGLIQERNINTGETVEFEVSGDKIEAVHMIPGWTHNIINLSETENLVTVMTCNEIFNPNRPDTFFEVV; this is encoded by the coding sequence ATGAATATCTTAGTAACAGGATCCAAGGGCATGGTGGGAACCGCCCTTGTAAACAATCTCAAAAATATTAGAGACGGTAAAAACAAGACACGTTCCAAAATCAAAATTGAGGAAATCTATGAGTATGATATCAATTCCACCGCTGAGGAACTTGTTACATATTGTCAGAAAGCTGATTTTGTCTTTAATCTGGCAGGTGTAAATCGTCCAGAGAATCCGGAAGATTTTATGAAAGGAAACTTTGGCTTTGCATCAGATTTGCTCGATAACCTCAAAAAGTATAAGAATAAGGCAACGATCATGTTATCCTCGTCCATTCAGGCGACCTTAGCTGGTCGTTTTGGTAATTCCGAATACGGGCGTTCTAAAAAAGTAGGAGAAGAGCTGTTCTTCGATTACGCTAAGCAGACTCGTGCAAAGGTAGCAGTCTATCGTTTTCCAAACTTAATGGGACATTCCAGACCTAAATACAATTCTGCAGTGTCTACTTTCTGCTGGGCAGTGGCCAATGATGAGGAGTTTACGGTTAGCGACAGAAACACCGAATTGGAACTACTTTATATTGATGATCTTGTTGAAGGGATGTTTGACCTTCTAGAAGGTAAAGAAGTCCATTGTGAGTTTGAGGGTGTGGAGACAGTTTTGCAGGAAGGTGGAAGATATTGCTGTGTACCTGTAACGCATAAGGTAACGCTTGGAGAAATTGTGGACTTGCTGCAACAGTTTAAAGAGCAGCCGACCACACTTATGATGCCCAAGATGCCAGAAGGCACCTTTGCAAAGAAACTCTACAGTCTTTATCTCACGTATCTGCCAACCGATAAATTCAAATATGCTTTGAAGATGAATGTGGATGACCGTGGAAGTTTTACTGAATTGGTACATACAGAAGACTGTGGTCAGGTCAGCATTAACATCAGCCGTCCTGGAATTACCAAAGGGCAACACTGGCACAACAGTAAATGGGAATTGTTTATTGTGGTTGCGGGACATGGATTGATTCAAGAACGCAATATTAATACAGGCGAGACCGTGGAATTCGAAGTAAGTGGAGACAAAATTGAAGCGGTTCATATGATTCCTGGGTGGACACATAATATTATCAATCTCAGTGAGACAGAAAATCTTGTAACGGTGATGACCTGCAATGAGATTTTCAATCCGAATAGACCGGATACATTCTTTGAGGTTGTGTGA
- the wecB gene encoding non-hydrolyzing UDP-N-acetylglucosamine 2-epimerase, whose translation MDIKYNMTFRNINWKNNGKLKLLIIVGTRPEIIRLAAVINKTRKYFDTILAHTGQNYDYNLNGVFFKDLKLVDPDVYLNAVGEDLGETCGNIIAQSYKLMVAIKPDAVLVLGDTNSCLSVIGAKRLHIPIFHMEAGNRCKDECLPEETNRRIVDIISDVNMAYSEHARRYLAECGLPKERTYVTGSPMAEVLHNNLAEIEASDIHDRLGLEKGKYILLSAHREENIDTEKNFFSLFNAINKMAEKYDMPILYSCHPRSKKRIETSGFQLDPRVIQHEPLGFHDYNCLQMNAFVVVSDSGTLPEESSFFTSIGHPFPAVCIRTSTERPEALDKACFILSGIDERGLLQSVDTAVEMNKAGDYGIPVPDYIEENVSSKVIKIIQSYVGVVNKMVWRKDV comes from the coding sequence ATGGATATAAAATATAACATGACTTTCCGGAACATCAACTGGAAAAACAACGGTAAACTGAAACTCTTGATCATCGTTGGCACACGTCCGGAAATTATCCGTCTTGCTGCTGTTATCAATAAGACACGTAAGTATTTCGATACAATTCTTGCTCATACTGGTCAAAACTACGACTATAACCTCAATGGTGTGTTCTTTAAGGATCTTAAGCTTGTTGATCCGGATGTGTATTTGAATGCTGTTGGTGAGGATTTAGGAGAAACTTGTGGCAATATCATTGCTCAAAGTTACAAGCTGATGGTGGCGATCAAGCCTGATGCAGTATTGGTGCTTGGAGATACAAACAGCTGCTTATCTGTCATCGGCGCTAAGCGTCTGCATATTCCGATCTTTCATATGGAAGCCGGAAACAGATGTAAAGATGAATGTCTTCCAGAAGAAACGAATCGTAGAATTGTTGACATTATCTCTGATGTGAATATGGCTTATTCCGAGCATGCCCGTCGTTATCTTGCTGAGTGTGGACTTCCAAAAGAAAGAACATATGTTACAGGTTCTCCTATGGCAGAAGTACTACACAACAATCTGGCAGAGATTGAAGCATCAGATATCCATGATCGTCTAGGTCTTGAAAAAGGAAAGTATATTCTCTTGTCTGCTCACCGTGAGGAAAACATCGATACAGAGAAAAATTTCTTTAGTCTCTTCAATGCTATCAATAAGATGGCAGAAAAGTATGATATGCCTATTCTTTATTCTTGCCACCCTCGTAGTAAAAAGAGAATTGAAACCAGTGGATTCCAGCTAGACCCACGTGTAATCCAACATGAACCTCTCGGCTTCCATGACTACAATTGTTTGCAGATGAATGCTTTCGTAGTCGTATCTGACAGCGGAACACTGCCTGAGGAAAGTTCTTTCTTCACCAGTATCGGTCATCCATTCCCAGCAGTATGTATTCGTACATCTACAGAGCGTCCTGAGGCATTGGACAAGGCCTGTTTTATTCTTTCTGGGATTGATGAAAGAGGTCTTTTGCAGTCTGTGGACACGGCAGTGGAGATGAATAAAGCGGGTGATTATGGTATTCCTGTGCCAGACTATATCGAAGAAAACGTGAGTTCCAAGGTTATTAAGATCATTCAGAGCTATGTCGGGGTTGTTAATAAGATGGTTTGGAGAAAAGATGTGTAA
- a CDS encoding GDSL-type esterase/lipase family protein: MISTVLLLCISIAFIAIGWINYGDRVLKKFGLAEYEMPLREQNIILGWNKSLNGYTADIVFFGDSITYLGDWGKYYEDLNVCNLSVSGDTIINATYRATMVEKLNPKKIFIMIGVNNLDEVNEYSELLAPFLAIPDVEIYVQSILPVRSPSKISNQKIENANIIIQGISEEYGCIYINLHNAFSDINGELRQEFSKDGIHINEKGYELWTTLINEYVYE; the protein is encoded by the coding sequence ATGATTAGCACGGTACTACTATTGTGTATATCAATTGCGTTTATTGCTATTGGGTGGATTAACTATGGTGACCGTGTGCTCAAGAAATTCGGCTTAGCAGAGTATGAAATGCCTTTGCGTGAGCAGAATATTATACTTGGATGGAATAAATCTCTGAATGGTTATACTGCAGATATTGTTTTTTTCGGAGATTCAATCACGTATTTAGGGGATTGGGGGAAATATTATGAGGATCTTAATGTTTGTAACCTTTCAGTTTCAGGGGATACCATTATAAATGCGACATACAGAGCGACCATGGTTGAAAAGTTAAATCCAAAGAAGATATTTATTATGATAGGCGTTAATAACCTTGATGAGGTCAATGAATATAGCGAATTGCTTGCGCCTTTTTTAGCAATTCCAGATGTAGAGATATATGTACAAAGTATACTTCCGGTAAGAAGCCCATCTAAAATCAGCAATCAGAAAATAGAAAATGCAAATATAATTATTCAGGGCATATCCGAAGAGTACGGATGCATTTATATCAATCTCCATAATGCGTTTTCTGATATAAACGGGGAACTGCGACAGGAATTCAGCAAAGATGGTATCCATATTAATGAAAAAGGATATGAACTTTGGACAACACTGATTAATGAATATGTCTATGAATAA
- a CDS encoding polysaccharide biosynthesis protein, with amino-acid sequence MGLFTNKTLLITGGTGSFGNAVLNRFLKTDIGEIRIFSRDEKKQDDMRHDFQVKFPEVADKIKFYIGDVRELQSVKNAMHSVDFIFHAAALKQVPSCEFFPMEAVRTNIIGTDNVLTAAIAENVECVICLSTDKAAYPVNAMGTSKAMEEKVAVARSRDSRKTKICCTRYGNVMCSRGSVIPLWIEQIRNGNPITLTEPNMTRFIMSLDEAVDLVLFAFEHGENGDILVQKAPACTIRTQAEAVCELFGGKKEDIKVIGIRHGEKMYETLLTNEECEHAVDMGNFYRVPADKRGLNYDKFFTQGEADRNHLTEFNSNNALHLTVEQTKEKIASLQYIQDELAKGI; translated from the coding sequence ATGGGGCTTTTTACGAATAAAACACTTTTAATTACGGGGGGAACTGGGTCTTTTGGTAATGCAGTTCTTAATCGCTTCCTTAAGACTGATATAGGAGAAATTCGTATTTTCTCAAGAGATGAAAAGAAACAGGATGATATGCGGCATGATTTTCAGGTAAAGTTTCCAGAAGTAGCTGATAAGATCAAATTCTATATCGGAGATGTGAGAGAACTGCAGTCTGTTAAAAATGCTATGCATAGTGTGGACTTTATTTTCCACGCAGCTGCACTTAAACAGGTGCCTTCTTGTGAGTTCTTCCCGATGGAGGCAGTGCGTACAAATATTATAGGAACGGATAATGTATTAACTGCAGCAATTGCTGAGAATGTGGAGTGTGTAATTTGTCTCTCGACCGATAAAGCGGCATACCCAGTGAACGCCATGGGAACATCCAAAGCAATGGAAGAAAAGGTTGCGGTTGCAAGAAGCCGAGATTCAAGAAAAACAAAAATATGTTGTACCAGATATGGTAATGTAATGTGTTCACGTGGTTCCGTTATTCCTCTGTGGATTGAACAGATCAGAAACGGCAATCCAATCACACTTACGGAACCGAATATGACAAGATTCATCATGAGTCTAGATGAAGCAGTGGATTTGGTTTTGTTCGCATTTGAACACGGAGAGAATGGTGATATTCTCGTCCAGAAAGCACCGGCTTGCACCATCAGGACACAGGCAGAAGCAGTATGTGAACTCTTCGGTGGAAAGAAGGAAGATATCAAAGTGATCGGGATTCGTCATGGTGAAAAAATGTATGAGACATTACTTACCAATGAGGAATGCGAGCATGCAGTGGATATGGGGAATTTTTACCGTGTTCCAGCTGATAAGCGTGGCTTGAATTACGATAAATTCTTTACACAGGGCGAGGCAGACAGGAACCACTTGACGGAGTTCAACTCAAATAACGCTCTGCATTTGACTGTGGAACAGACGAAAGAGAAGATCGCTTCATTGCAATATATTCAAGACGAATTGGCCAAAGGAATATAG
- the wecB gene encoding non-hydrolyzing UDP-N-acetylglucosamine 2-epimerase has product MKKIMLVFGTRPEAIKMCPLVNELKTRENLKTVVCVTGQHRQMLDQVLETFHVVPDYDLSIMKDKQTLFDITTNILNQIGAVLDEVKPDVVLVHGDTSTTFVTALACFYKKIDLGHVEAGLRTYDIYSPYPEEFNRQVVGIVAKYNFSPTELSKENLLREGKKAESIHVTGNTAIDALKTTVRNDYSHPELNWAKGSRLIVITAHRRENLGEPMQHMFRAIRRIMDEHPDVKAIYPIHMNPLVREAAKQELGGCDRIHIIEPLEVLDFHNLLSRSYMILTDSGGIQEEAPSLGKPVLVMRDTTERPEGIKAGTLKLVGTDEQMIYDNFKLLLEDKSAYDIMSKASNPYGDGFACKRIADILEDY; this is encoded by the coding sequence ATGAAAAAAATAATGCTTGTCTTTGGTACAAGACCCGAAGCAATAAAGATGTGTCCTCTTGTCAATGAGCTCAAGACACGAGAAAACTTAAAAACAGTGGTCTGTGTAACAGGACAGCACCGACAGATGCTTGACCAGGTTCTGGAGACATTCCACGTGGTGCCGGACTACGACCTATCTATCATGAAGGACAAGCAAACTCTGTTTGATATAACTACAAACATTCTAAATCAAATCGGAGCAGTGCTTGATGAGGTAAAGCCCGATGTAGTTTTGGTTCATGGCGATACTAGCACCACATTTGTGACTGCACTGGCTTGTTTCTATAAGAAGATTGATTTAGGGCATGTGGAAGCTGGACTTCGCACTTATGATATCTATAGTCCGTATCCAGAAGAATTCAATCGGCAGGTTGTTGGTATTGTTGCAAAGTATAATTTCTCTCCTACTGAACTTTCCAAAGAGAATTTGCTGAGGGAAGGAAAGAAAGCAGAAAGTATCCATGTGACTGGTAACACGGCAATCGATGCGCTTAAAACGACAGTCCGCAACGACTATAGTCACCCAGAACTTAATTGGGCAAAAGGTAGCAGGTTAATTGTAATCACCGCACACCGTCGAGAAAATCTTGGCGAACCGATGCAACATATGTTCCGTGCAATTCGACGTATTATGGACGAGCATCCAGATGTTAAAGCAATTTATCCAATCCACATGAATCCTCTTGTGCGTGAAGCTGCAAAACAGGAGTTGGGTGGATGTGATAGAATACATATCATCGAACCGTTGGAGGTTTTAGACTTTCACAATCTGCTTAGCCGGAGCTATATGATTCTCACAGACAGCGGCGGAATACAGGAGGAAGCTCCGTCCTTAGGAAAGCCTGTGCTTGTTATGCGTGACACTACCGAGAGACCAGAAGGTATCAAGGCAGGTACATTGAAGTTGGTCGGGACGGATGAACAGATGATTTATGATAATTTCAAGCTATTGCTTGAAGACAAGAGTGCATACGACATAATGAGTAAAGCTAGTAACCCATACGGTGATGGCTTCGCTTGTAAGAGAATAGCAGATATATTGGAGGATTATTAA
- a CDS encoding nucleotide sugar dehydrogenase has translation MINVIGLGYIGLPTALMMASHGVEVVGTDYSKELIDTLNAGHTTFKEDGLDELFVKAMDAGIKFTTEYQKTDTYIVSVPTPYDKFSKKVDACFVVSAVKAIMKVCPEGATVVIESTVSPGTIDKFVRPVIEAEGFVIGKDINLAHAPERIIPGNMIFELLHNNRTIGADNKSIGEKIKELYASFCQGDIVVTDIRTAEMSKVVENTFRAVNIAFANELAKICRHDNMDVYEIIKICNMHPRVNILQPGPGVGGHCISVDPWFLVGDYPSLAKVIDESMKTNDSMPDFVLNRIYEIMKEQDLTDLTRVGLYGLTYKENVDDMRESPTLQMLESMERHLCGNLVKVYDPFIERNEVPNQIHDLDEFLNAVDLVVLLVAHDEIKQNMYKLAGKVIFDTRHICNIEGTYGL, from the coding sequence ATGATTAATGTAATTGGACTCGGTTATATCGGACTTCCCACAGCCCTTATGATGGCTTCCCATGGTGTTGAGGTAGTCGGAACAGATTATAGTAAAGAGTTGATTGATACACTCAATGCAGGTCATACTACTTTCAAGGAAGATGGTCTTGATGAACTGTTTGTTAAAGCGATGGATGCTGGCATCAAATTTACTACTGAGTATCAGAAGACGGATACATACATTGTTTCCGTTCCTACTCCGTATGATAAATTTTCCAAAAAGGTCGATGCTTGTTTTGTTGTATCAGCTGTAAAAGCTATTATGAAAGTGTGTCCTGAAGGTGCGACTGTGGTTATTGAATCAACAGTATCTCCCGGAACAATTGATAAATTCGTTCGCCCAGTAATAGAGGCTGAAGGTTTTGTAATTGGAAAGGACATAAATCTTGCTCATGCTCCAGAGCGTATCATTCCTGGCAACATGATCTTTGAACTACTTCACAATAATCGTACTATCGGTGCAGATAATAAATCTATTGGTGAGAAGATTAAGGAATTGTATGCTTCTTTCTGTCAGGGTGATATTGTGGTGACGGATATTCGCACAGCAGAAATGAGTAAGGTTGTGGAGAACACTTTTCGTGCAGTCAACATCGCTTTTGCAAATGAGCTTGCGAAAATTTGCCGACATGACAACATGGATGTGTATGAGATTATTAAAATCTGTAATATGCATCCTCGTGTAAATATCCTTCAGCCCGGTCCGGGTGTAGGTGGTCACTGCATCTCTGTTGATCCTTGGTTCCTTGTTGGCGACTATCCAAGTCTTGCAAAGGTCATTGATGAGTCCATGAAGACCAATGACAGTATGCCAGACTTCGTGTTGAACCGTATATATGAAATCATGAAGGAGCAAGATCTGACTGATCTTACCCGTGTAGGCTTGTATGGTCTTACCTACAAAGAGAACGTCGATGACATGCGTGAGTCACCCACTCTTCAGATGCTGGAATCCATGGAGCGGCATCTTTGTGGCAACCTTGTGAAGGTCTATGATCCATTCATTGAGAGAAATGAAGTGCCGAATCAGATACATGATTTAGATGAATTCTTGAATGCTGTCGATCTAGTTGTTCTGCTTGTTGCTCATGATGAGATTAAACAGAATATGTATAAACTTGCTGGTAAGGTAATTTTTGATACAAGGCATATTTGCAATATTGAAGGCACATATGGTCTATAA
- a CDS encoding heparinase II/III domain-containing protein, with the protein MKIAQKLIRIYKNRKFIPGYIMFYLHRYTHKLMYQVKSINSRTMYSTESDRIARKLNIERKEAGAYIKANSVCSLLTTDIEKAIAYLRKSKRFNDTLKNAADAALNHKFLLLNTYADELYDDIGNGVKWYTDYESGYTFGKFHYSDSHYTHKPTGVEIKNVWELSRMQYLFAPALYYKIHGDERYAIFVKETILNWMDNNDWETGPNWHPSMETGIRIANILLSYQLILNSSVADTEFCACVASCASLHQKFIMQNVENIGGVTSNHYLGGLVGLAVIATTFPFLPGEKSFLANVYKSFEKEIRRQILEDGTGFEGSSQYLQFVGEMFCVPMILRRNTDGTQFSSEYQNRLFTALNYIRALHLPDNTWCQIGDNDSGHIFRLSQTKSPDASYFIRMAETILGQASTMDTIPSELVIFCENVTDRMQSEISDNIYFFDKGYNSTFRSHLFYLNFAAPDPFLYGMNSHTHNDKLSFILCYLDKPFIIDPGTGSYTGNTVVRNRLRSIESHSTVQINHLEQNDFFMGNSMFASIRKVYIKEWGKKQENNICKFSGSIEYADVLSKYIHDREIEIDNNHVEIDDTITGDNIVSVISRLVLHPDVNVYISDDSIFMNNSDVCLRVETNGIARVTEGLYSMDYGKWETTNIIEIEHLVQNSHCVLCKTIIYPNMN; encoded by the coding sequence GTGAAGATAGCACAGAAACTAATTAGAATATATAAAAACAGAAAATTTATTCCTGGATATATAATGTTTTATCTGCATCGATATACTCACAAATTAATGTACCAAGTAAAATCCATTAATTCACGTACTATGTATTCAACTGAAAGTGACCGTATCGCAAGGAAACTAAATATTGAGAGGAAAGAAGCAGGAGCTTACATTAAAGCTAATAGTGTATGCTCTTTGCTTACTACAGATATCGAAAAAGCTATTGCGTATCTACGAAAAAGCAAAAGATTTAATGATACGTTAAAAAATGCAGCAGATGCAGCTTTAAATCATAAGTTTCTGTTATTGAATACCTATGCTGATGAGCTTTATGACGATATTGGAAATGGAGTGAAATGGTACACTGATTATGAATCTGGTTATACTTTCGGGAAATTCCATTATTCAGATTCACACTATACACACAAACCAACAGGAGTGGAAATAAAGAATGTTTGGGAGTTATCAAGAATGCAATATCTTTTTGCACCAGCATTATATTACAAAATCCACGGTGATGAACGATATGCGATATTTGTGAAAGAAACTATTCTTAATTGGATGGATAATAATGACTGGGAAACTGGTCCAAATTGGCATCCATCTATGGAAACTGGTATAAGAATTGCGAACATTCTTTTATCTTATCAGTTGATTTTAAATAGTTCTGTTGCTGATACGGAGTTCTGTGCCTGTGTTGCTTCGTGTGCCTCTTTACATCAAAAATTTATTATGCAAAATGTAGAAAATATTGGTGGTGTGACATCAAATCATTATCTAGGCGGACTTGTCGGGCTTGCTGTAATAGCTACAACTTTTCCATTTCTACCAGGAGAAAAATCCTTTCTTGCAAATGTATACAAATCCTTTGAAAAAGAAATCCGGCGGCAGATTTTAGAGGATGGCACTGGGTTTGAGGGTTCATCACAATACTTGCAATTTGTTGGTGAAATGTTTTGTGTGCCTATGATCCTTCGCAGAAACACTGATGGAACACAATTTTCTTCAGAATATCAGAACCGTCTTTTTACTGCGTTGAACTATATCAGAGCTTTGCATCTTCCAGACAATACGTGGTGTCAAATTGGTGATAATGATAGCGGACATATTTTCCGGCTTTCGCAAACTAAATCGCCGGATGCTTCATATTTTATTAGGATGGCAGAAACAATTCTTGGTCAAGCAAGTACAATGGATACAATTCCAAGCGAATTAGTGATATTTTGTGAAAATGTAACTGACAGAATGCAGTCAGAAATATCTGATAATATTTACTTCTTTGATAAGGGTTACAATAGCACATTTAGGTCTCATTTGTTTTATCTAAACTTTGCGGCTCCTGATCCATTTCTGTATGGTATGAACAGTCATACTCATAACGACAAATTGTCATTTATACTATGTTATCTAGATAAACCGTTCATAATTGATCCAGGAACAGGCAGTTATACTGGAAATACTGTTGTGAGGAATAGATTGAGATCAATAGAATCGCATTCTACAGTTCAAATTAATCATCTTGAACAGAACGATTTTTTTATGGGCAACAGTATGTTTGCTAGTATCCGCAAAGTATATATAAAAGAATGGGGTAAGAAACAAGAAAACAATATATGTAAATTTTCTGGATCAATCGAGTATGCTGACGTGTTATCAAAATATATACATGACAGAGAAATAGAGATCGACAATAATCATGTTGAAATAGATGACACCATTACAGGTGATAATATCGTTAGTGTTATTTCGAGACTTGTTCTTCATCCTGATGTAAATGTTTATATATCAGATGACTCAATTTTCATGAATAATTCTGACGTTTGCTTACGTGTAGAAACCAATGGTATCGCACGAGTTACAGAGGGATTATATTCAATGGATTATGGTAAGTGGGAAACAACAAATATTATCGAAATAGAACACTTAGTACAAAATTCACATTGTGTTTTATGCAAAACAATAATTTATCCTAATATGAACTAA